The following proteins are co-located in the Apium graveolens cultivar Ventura chromosome 5, ASM990537v1, whole genome shotgun sequence genome:
- the LOC141660810 gene encoding uncharacterized protein LOC141660810: MEKAFTLVVVREEMKVDYVSYFVKGEANYWWESARALEEEKAITGDSKKIFLDMYFLRYMQTQMELKFFELKKEGMTVGEYEKKFTKLARFVGDYVDIDEKRAKRFQQGLKPWLRSRVFAF, encoded by the coding sequence atggagaaagctttcacgCTAGTTGTTGTTAGGGAAGAAATGAAGGTCGATTATGTGTCATATTTTGTAAAAGGTgaagcgaactattggtgggagtcagccCGTGCTTTAGAAGAAGAAAAAGCTATCACTGGGGATAGCAAGAAGATTTTCCTAGACATGTATTTTCTGAGGTATATGCAGACTCAGATGGAATTGAAGTTCTTTGAATTGAAGAAAGAAGGAATGACTGTAGGAGAGTATGAGAAGAAATTCACtaaattggcaaggtttgttGGAGATTATGTGGACATAGATGAAAAGAGagcgaagagatttcaacaaggattgaagccttggCTACGAAGCAGAGTATTTGCTTTTTAA